Part of the Sphingomonadaceae bacterium OTU29LAMAA1 genome, GTCGTAGCCGTCGTTGAAAATCTGTGCCGAGATGCCGAGGAAGCTGGCGGCGGACATATAGTCGCCGGCGATGGCGAGGCCGTTCTGGAAGCCGGTGATGCCGCCGCCCGCGGTGTAGAAGTCGGATACGGTACGCGTGCGCCGCGCCGCCCAGCGGGTAATGCCGAGCGTCAGCAGCGCGAACGCCGCGAACATGGCGATCGCAGTCCAGTTGGTCGGTTGTTGCTGCATCTGGCCCACCACCGCGTCTGCAAGGGCGGGCGTGGCGATCAGGGCAAGCGGTGCGGCGAGCAGCCAGCGCCTCACGGGCGGTAATCCGCGACAAGGGCGGCGAGCGCGGCGTCGTAATCGCGGTTGGCGCGCGCGACGTAGAGGCCGGTCAGCAGGATCGCGAGCAGGATGATCGCGAAGCCGATCAGGATGCCGAGCGAGGTGACGCCGCCGGCGACGATCGGCTGCGCGAGGAACGCCTTGTCGAAGGCGATGAGCAGGACGAAGCCGAAATAGGCGGCGAGCATGATGCCAGACAGCAGCCAACCGAAGCGGCTGCGCGTGCCGGTCAGCGCGATATAGCGCGGATCGTCGGCGATCCGGGTCAGTTGCTCTTCGGTCATGGTCCCCCTCCACCGATCCTATGATCGGGTCGATAGCGGCATCATGACGGATGACGGCCGCGGCGCAACCGGAA contains:
- a CDS encoding DUF485 domain-containing protein; amino-acid sequence: MTEEQLTRIADDPRYIALTGTRSRFGWLLSGIMLAAYFGFVLLIAFDKAFLAQPIVAGGVTSLGILIGFAIILLAILLTGLYVARANRDYDAALAALVADYRP